A genome region from Panicum virgatum strain AP13 chromosome 4K, P.virgatum_v5, whole genome shotgun sequence includes the following:
- the LOC120703907 gene encoding protein IQ-DOMAIN 1-like isoform X2, translated as MNTAPEDDDNETVSVKSFETCAMPLPQPQEEHVPAAVAPQPSGGVHDGDDSTGEPPEDQRVPAGHSHAITPTEPDEKEGAAAMLIQSAFRGFMARRELRELRIRRETDGGGAGEPKSPTSASVATSVVVQVGESLSNLRLSDDSASVQQRGSQKSRPPPPAAFRVKEEWDDSTVSSNVSRMRIQSRIAATTRRERALAYAFSQQLRSGGGGGTRKRLARPDQAEFNVGWSWLERWMATRQGEPAADDCMSRNADAGSAGRRVVVVRRRGNLAGEEKESCGSNDVSVVSFDGSSSLGGRSGLSCHKPGRSRLKGARGLPRRKAAASDHRHQARSHKVSKKGHQRQEQAPTHKDQAEADGYDASCQPPTDY; from the exons ATGAACACGGCCCCAGAGGACGACGACAACGAGACGGTCTCCGTCAAGAGCTTCGAGACCTGCGCGATGCCGCTGCCGCAACCGCAGGAGGAGCAcgtcccggcggcggtggcgcctcaACCGAGCGGCGGCGTGCACGACGGTGACGACAGCACCGGGGAGCCGCCTGAAGATCAGAGGGTCCCCGCCGGGCACAGCCACGCCATCACGCCAACAGAGCCGGACGAGAAGGAAGGAGCGGCGGCGATGCTGATCCAGTCTGCGTTCAGAGGATTCATG GCGAGGAGGGAGCTGCGGGAGCTGAGGATCCGGAGAGAAAcggacggcggtggcgccggcgagccCAAGAGCCCCACTTCGGCGTCTGTTGCCACGTCGGTGGTGGTCCAGGTCGGCGAGTCGCTGAGCAACCTCCGGCTAAGCGACGACAGCGCGTCGGTGCAGCAGCGGGGCAGCCAGaagtcgcggccgccgccgccggcggcgttcAGAGTGAAG GAGGAGTGGGACGACAGCACGGTGAGCTCCAACGTGTCGAGGATGAGGATCCAGAGCAGGATCGCGGCGACGACGCGGCGCGAGAGAGCCCTCGCCTACGCCTTCTCCCAGCAG ctccggagcggcggcggcggcggcactaggAAGCGGTTGGCGCGGCCGGACCAGGCGGAGTTCAACGTGGGGTGGAGCTGGCTGGAGCGGTGGATGGCGACGCGGCagggggagccggcggcggacgACTGCATGAGCCGGAACGCGGACGCGGGCTCGGCCGGGCGGCGGGTGGTGGTCGTCCGGAGGCGGGGCAACCTCGCCGGCGAGGAGAAGGAGAGCTGCGGGTCCAACGATGTGTCCGTCGTCAGCTTTGACGGCTCCAGCAGCCTCGGCGGCCGGAGCGGGCTCAGCTGCCACAAGCCCGGCAGGAGCCGCCTCAAGGGCGCCCGGGGCCTGCCGCGCcgcaaggcggcggcgtcggaccACCGCCACCAGGCAAGATCGCACAAG GTGAGCAAGAAAGGGCACCAGCGGCAGGAGCAGGCGCCGACGCACAAGGACCAGGCCGAGGCCGACGGCTACGACGCCTCTTGCCAGCCTCCGACGGATTACTGA
- the LOC120703906 gene encoding 65-kDa microtubule-associated protein 1-like, translating to MRVAGHNDPLLGETTCGSLLQQLQLIWDEVGESDEDRDKMLLQLEQECLDVYRRKVDQASSSRAHLLQQLANSKSELTRLLSALGELSVSGIPDKTTGTIKEQLAAISPSLDLLCKKRDSRVKEFADVQLQIQTLRGEIAGNLQFGEHLETPHVNEDDLSVKKLNEFLFELQALQKEKSNRLNKILESVGSVHDLCSVLGMDFVGTVTEVHPSLDDAVGIQAKSISDETLSKLSKMVIGLQEEKSKRFTKIQALASQLSDLWNLMDAPMEECQPFHHITCNMSLTLDEVTVPGALALDVIEQAELEVERLDQLKASRMKDIAFKKQTELEDIYARAHIAIDSSAARDRIMSIIESSSFEPSELLADMENQILKANEEALSRKDILERVDRWMLACEEESWLEDYNRDDNRYSATRGAHLNLKHAEKARVLVNKIPAIVDTLVAKTRAWEQEHGMAFTYDGVPLLAMLDEYKVLRQEKEEEKRRMREQKKINDQLAAEQEKLFSSKLTPVRPQSSRKVAGARANGGGGAVNGTPVRRLSALQSGGRTASRDGRRDVSRPVAPVNYVAIAKDDAASQASSNHTGPSTP from the exons ATGAGAGTGGCAGGTCACAATGATCCATTATTAGGTGAAACAACATGTGGATCCTTGCTACAGCAACTTCAG CTGATTTGGGATGAGGTTGGTGAAAGCGATGAAGATCGTGACAAGATGTTACTTCAGCTAGAGCAAGAGTGCTTAGATGTTTATAGGAGAAAGGTCGATCAGGCTTCTAGCTCCAGGGCACATCTCCTTCAACAGCTCGCCAACTCCAAGTCTGAGCTGACTAGACTCCTTTCTGCATTAGGAGAGCTATCTGTTTCTGGCATT CCTGACAAGACAACTGGTACAATCAAGGAGCAACTAGCAGCTATATCACCATCTTTGGATCTACTATGCAAGAAAAGGGATAGTAGGGTAAAAGAGTTTGCCGACGTACAACTTCAGATTCAGACACTTCGTGGTGAAATCGCCGGGAATCTACAATTTGGTGAACACTTGGAAACACCCCATGTTAATGAGGATGATCTTTCAGTAAAGAAATTAAATGAATTTCTTTTTGAACTACAAGCTCTACAAAAGGAAAAG AGTAATAGGCTCAACAAGATTCTTGAATCCGTGGGTTCAGTGCATGATCTTTGTTCTGTACTCGGCATGGATTTCGTAGGCACAGTTACTGAAGTTCATCCTAGCCTTGATGACGCTGTTGGTATTCAAGCCAAGAGCATTAGCGATGAAACTTTATCTAAGCTGTCTAAAATGGTGATTGGACTTCAAGAAGAAAAATCAAAGAGGTTTACAAAG ATCCAAGCCCTAGCATCCCAGCTATCTGATCTTTGGAACTTAATGGATGCCCCTATGGAGGAATGCCAACCTTTTCATCACATCACATGCAATATGTCCTTAACTTTGGATGAGGTGACAGTTCCAGGAGCTCTGGCTCTTGATGTCATTGAGCAG GCTGAACTTGAAGTTGAAAGGCTCGATCAGCTAAAAGCTAGTAGGATGAAGGACATCGCATTCAAGAAGCAAACTGAACTTGAAGATATATATGCCCGGGCTCATATTGCAATAGATTCTAGTGCTGCCAGAGATAGAATAATGTCTATTATTGAATCTAGTAGTTTCGAGCCTTCGGAACTACTGGCTGATATGGAGAACCAGATACTTAAAGCAAATGAAGAGGCATTAAGCAGAAAGGACATATTGGAGAGGGTTGATAGGTGGATGTTAGCATGTGAAGAAGAGAGCTGGCTTGAAGACTATAACCGG GATGATAACAGGTACAGTGCAACTAGGGGTGCACATCTGAATCTTAAGCACGCGGAAAAGGCTCGTGTCTTGGTCAACAAGATTCCAG CGATCGTTGACACGCTGGTTGCAAAGACGCGGGCTTGGGAACAAGAGCACGGCATGGCATTCACCTATGATGGTGTTCCTCTCCTTGCGATGCTGGATGAATACAAAGTTCTGAGGcaggagaaggaagaagagaagcgaAGAATGAGG GAGCAGAAAAAGATCAATGATCAGCTAGCCGCAGAACAGGAGAAGCTGTTCAGTTCGAAGCTGACCCCAGTGCGGCCCCAGTCCTCAAGGAAGGTGGCTGGAGCCCGGGCTAATGGTGGCGGTGGTGCAGTTAATGGCACGCCGGTCCGGAGGCTCTCGGCCCTCCAGAGCGGGGGCAGGACTGCGAGCCGGGATGGGCGGAGGGACGTGAGCAGGCCGGTGGCTCCGGTGAACTACGTCGCCATTGCCAAGGATGATGCGGCCTCGCAGGCGTCCAGCAACCACACTGGGCCCTCCACGCCCTGA
- the LOC120705207 gene encoding exopolygalacturonase-like — translation MAFPNNSMLRALFLLVLVSVAHAGGKAKESSSAPAEGGGGSCDGGTCDITKMGATAGGKTDCTKAVQEAWTSACGGTGKQKIMIPKGDFLVGPLNFTGPCKGDVTIQLDGNLLATTDLSQYKANWIEILRVDNLVITGKGKLDGQGPAVWGKNSCAKKYDCKILPNSLVLDFVNNGEVSGITLLNSKFFHMNVFQCKDMVIKDVTVTAPGDSPNTDGIHMGDSSGVTISNTVIGVGDDCISIGPGTTKVNITGVTCGPGHGISIGSLGRYKDEKDVTDITVKDCTLKKSTNGLRIKAYEDAKSVLTASKIHYENIKMEDAANPIIIDMKYCPNKICTASGDSKVTVKDVSFKNVTGTSSTPEAVSLLCSDKIPCSGVTMDNVKVEYSGKNNKTMAVCNNAKGSSTGCLKELACL, via the coding sequence ATGGCCTTCCCCAACAACAGCATGCTAAGAGCCCTCTTCCTCCTTGTGCTTGTCAGTGTTGCGCATGCTGGCGGGAAGGCGAAGGAGAGCTCGTCCGCTCCGGCAGAGGGTGGTGGTGGATCCTGTGATGGCGGGACATGCGACATCACCAAGATGGGCGCGACTGCCGGCGGCAAGACGGATTGCACCAAGGCTGTACAGGAGGCATGGACGTCGGCGTGTGGCGGCACAGGGAAGCAGAAGATCATGATCCCCAAGGGCGACTTCCTAGTCGGGCCGCTCAACTTCACGGGACCGTGCAAGGGTGATGTGACCATCCAGCTGGATGGCAATCTGCTTGCAACCACGGACCTCAGCCAGTACAAGGCTAACTGGATCGAGATCCTGCGCGTGGACAACCTAGTGATCACCGGCAAGGGCAAGCTCGACGGGCAGGGCCCCGCTGTGTGGGGAAAGAACTCCTGCGCCAAGAAGTACGACTGCAAGATCCTACCAAACTCGCTGGTTCTGGACTTCGTGAACAATGGCGAGGTGTCCGGCATCACGCTGCTCAACTCCAAGTTCTTCCACATGAACGTGTTCCAGTGCAAGGACATGGTGATCAAGGACGTGACGGTCACGGCGCCAGGGGACAGTCCCAACACGGATGGCATCCACATGGGTGACTCGTCCGGGGTCACAATCAGCAACACGGTCATCGGTGTCGGCGACGACTGCATCTCCATCGGCCCGGGTACCACCAAGGTCAACATCACCGGCGTCACCTGCGGCCCGGGACACGGCATCAGCATCGGCAGCCTTGGGCGGTACAAGGATGAGAAGGATGTGACCGACATCACGGTGAAGGATTGCACTCTCAAGAAGTCGACCAACGGCCTCCGGATCAAGGCGTACGAGGACGCCAAGTCCGTGCTCACGGCCTCCAAGATCCACTATGAGAACATCAAGATGGAGGATGCAGCGAACCCCATAATCATCGACATGAAGTACTGCCCCAACAAGATTTGCACCGCCAGCGGCGACTCCAAGGTCACCGTCAAGGATGTCTCCTTTAAGAACGTCaccggcacctcctccacccccgAGGCCGTCAGCCTGCTCTGCTCCGACAAGATCCCATGCAGCGGAGTCACCATGGACAATGTCAAGGTCGAGTACAGTGGCAAAAACAACAAGACCATGGCAGTCTGCAACAATGCCAAGGGCTCCTCCACGGGCTGTCTCAAGGAGCTTGCTTGCCTCTGA
- the LOC120702196 gene encoding uncharacterized protein LOC120702196: protein MAQQEDTISHFSHPGHELVKRHYTGPSFLCDMCWEHLSGPAYGCGAGCDFCIHESCAADPQTLSSEAHHAHPLVLVQTRRDVVAHICDVCVGDCAAGCFLYRCPPCGFDMHPRCARLPQVVRSSRHSGHDLTLVVADDGRCAAACGGGAAGRAWYYRCTACNVDFHVSCAATVGDDNNGARQAGHDANNVVELIHRADPESYTVRRDYFF, encoded by the exons ATGGCCCAGCAGGAGGACACCATTAGCCACTTCTCCCACCCAGGGCACGAGCTCGTGAAGCGGCACTACACTGGGCCGTCGTTCCTCTGCGACATGTGCTGGGAGCACCTGTCCGGCCCCGCCTACGgctgcggcgccggctgcgACTTCTGCATCCACGAGTCGTGCGCCGCCGACCCGCAGACGCTCAGCTCCGAGGCGCACCACGCGCACCCGCTCGTGCTCGTCCAGACCCGCCGCGACGTCGTGGCTCACATCTGCGACGTCTGTGTCGGGGACTGCGCCGCGGGCTGCTTCCTCTATCGCTGCCCGCCGTGCGGGTTCGACATGCACCCGCGCTGCGCGCGGCT GCCCCAAGTCGTGCGTAGCTCGCGGCACTCGGGGCACGACCTCACGCTGGTCGTCGCCGATGACGGCCGCTGTGCcgccgcgtgcggcggcggcgccgcggggcgCGCGTGGTACTACCGCTGCACCGCGTGCAACGTCGACTTCCACGTGTCGTGTGCAGCGACCGTCGGCGACGACAATAATGGCGCTCGTCAAGCTGGCCACGACGCCAACAACGTTGTTGAACTGATACATCGTGCAG ATCCTGAGTCGTATACGGTACGGAGAGACTACTTCTTCTAG
- the LOC120703908 gene encoding pentatricopeptide repeat-containing protein At1g03540-like, which produces MPSLPSPAAPPGVAAVVRLLGSGDLPAAARLAAAAASSSPLPLAAVLLHRQLPPRLGYCLHARAARSGLLADRYLANALLAFYVRLPGHLPHALRAFDDLPRRDVVAHSSVLAAFLRAGHPRRALLHLRTMASGGCVADEGVAPSAHALSAAAKACAALRDLRAGACVHGTIVVRGFGDDGVVLSALVDMYGHAGSPTDARRAFEEMRAPDGICYTSLISAFVRNDWFEEALQWFRAMVAANGVWPDGCTFGSMMTALGNLKRARQGQEAHTQVVTRGLCGNVIVESSTLDMYAKCGMMVDAHKVFDRMKVRNAVSWCALLGGYCQSGEHEKVLSLFRQIDLADDDWYSLGTLLRSCAGLSAVKLGKEIHCRFIRMRGCRDVIVESALVDLYAKCGVVEYAHRVFEMSSVRNMITWNAMICGFAQNGHGERAICLFNKMVREGVRPDYISFIGVIFACSHTGMVEEGRNYFNSMTKDYNIAPGIEHYNCMVDLLSRVELLEEAEDLVNKSPFRDNSSLWAAILGACATHANPDVAVRVAKKMMELKPQYHLSYVLLENVYRTIGRWEDAVEVRKLMKSRKVKKEPGTSWIDANRSGGSSTGKLYVCKAKEGVSQLVASGDMSADEGVQSI; this is translated from the exons ATGCCCTcgctcccctcccccgccgcgccgccgggcgtcgccgccgtcgtccgcctCCTCGGGTCCGGcgacctccccgccgccgcgcgcctcgccgcggccgccgcctcctcctccccgctccCGCTCGCCGCGGTGCTCCTCCACCGCCAGCTGCCCCCGCGGCTCGGCTACTGCCtccacgcccgcgccgcgcgctcggGCCTCCTCGCGGACCGCTACCTCGCCAACGCGCTGCTCGCCTTCTACGTCCGCCTCCCGGGCCACCTGCCGCACGCGCTCAGGGCGTTCGACGACCTGCCCCGCCGCGACGTCGTCGCGCACTCCTCCGTCCTGGCCGCGTTCCTCCGCGCGGGCCACCCGCGGCGCGCGCTCCTCCACCTCAGGACCATGGCCTCCGGCGGCTGCGTCGCCGACGAGGGCGTCGCCCCCAGTGCGCAcgcgctctccgccgccgccaaggcgtGCGCCGCGCTGCGCGACCTTCGCGCCGGCGCCTGCGTGCACGGGACCATCGTCGTGCGAGGGTTCGGCGACGACGGGGTCGTGCTGAGTGCGCTCGTGGACATGTACGGCCACGCGGGCTCCCCAACCGACGCGCGGAGGGCGTTCGAGGAAATGCGCGCCCCGGACGGGATATGCTACACGTCGCTGATATCCGCATTCGTGCGGAATGACTGGTTCGAGGAGGCCCTGCAGTGGTTCCGTGCCATGGTTGCGGCTAATGGGGTCTGGCCAGATGGCTGCACGTTTGGTTCCATGATGACGGCACTGGGGAACTTGAAGAGGGCGAGGCAAGGCCAGGAGGCGCACACGCAGGTTGTGACGCGTGGCCTTTGTGGGAACGTGATTGTGGAGAGCAGCACACTCGACATGTATGCCAAGTGCGGGATGATGGTGGATGCACACAAGGTGTTCGACAGGATGAAGGTCAGGAATGCAGTTTCATGGTGCGCATTGCTTGGGGGGTATTGCCAAAGCGGGGAGCATGAGAAGGTTCTCTCTTTGTTTCGACAGATTGATTTGGCGGACGATGACTGGTATAGCTTGGGAACTCTCCTGCGGTCTTGCGCTGGCCTGTCTGCAGTGAAGCTAGGAAAAGAAATCCACTGCCGCTTTATCAGGATGAGAGGGTGCAGAGACGTCATTGTTGAGTCAGCACTTGTCGACCTGTATGCGAAATGTGGTGTGGTAGAATACGCGCACAGGGTTTTTGAAATGAGCAGTGTCCGCAACATGATTACTTGGAATGCCATGATTTGTGGTTTTGCTCAGAATGGCCATGGCGAGCGAGCTATCTGTCTATTCAATAAGATGGTCAGGGAAGGGGTTAGGCCAGACTACATCAGTTTCATTGGTGTTATTTTTGCCTGTAGTCATACTGGTATGGTTGAGGAAGGAAGGAACTACTTCAACTCGATGACCAAGGACTACAACATTGCCCCTGGTATCGAACACTACAATTGCATGGTTGACCTCCTCAGTAGAGTAGAGCTTCTGGAAGAGGCTGAAGATTTGGTGAACAAGTCACCATTTAGAGATAATTCATCACTGTGGGCAGCGATCCTTGGTGCCTGCGCCACACATGCAAACCCTGATGTAGCAGTAAGGGTTGCAAAGAAAATGATGGAATTGAAGCCTCAATACCACTTGAGCTACGTTCTTCTTGAAAATGTATACAGAACCATTGGGCGATGGGAAGATGCTGTGGAGGTAAGGAAGCTGATGAAGTCAAGAAAGGTGAAGAAAGAACCTGGGACAAGCTGGATTGATGCAAACAGAAGCGGCGGATCTAGCACCGG CAAACTGTACGTGTGTAAGGCTAAGGAAGGAGTTTCACAACTTGTAGCCTCTGGGGACATGAGTGCAGATGAGGGAGTACAGTCCATATAA
- the LOC120703907 gene encoding protein IQ-DOMAIN 1-like isoform X1 yields the protein MGLTGGIVRRVFSKSPCSSAGSGGSRPHSEKGAGAHQRRWSSLRLYLCGEDMNTAPEDDDNETVSVKSFETCAMPLPQPQEEHVPAAVAPQPSGGVHDGDDSTGEPPEDQRVPAGHSHAITPTEPDEKEGAAAMLIQSAFRGFMARRELRELRIRRETDGGGAGEPKSPTSASVATSVVVQVGESLSNLRLSDDSASVQQRGSQKSRPPPPAAFRVKEEWDDSTVSSNVSRMRIQSRIAATTRRERALAYAFSQQLRSGGGGGTRKRLARPDQAEFNVGWSWLERWMATRQGEPAADDCMSRNADAGSAGRRVVVVRRRGNLAGEEKESCGSNDVSVVSFDGSSSLGGRSGLSCHKPGRSRLKGARGLPRRKAAASDHRHQARSHKVSKKGHQRQEQAPTHKDQAEADGYDASCQPPTDY from the exons ATGGGTCTCACTGGCGGCATTGTACGGAGAGTCTTCTCCAAGAGCCCGTGCTCGTCGGCCGGCAGCGGTGGCAGTCGTCCCCACAGT GAGAAGGGCGCTGGTGCTCACCAGAGAAGATGGAGCTCGCTGCGGCTGTACCTTTGCGGCGAGGATATGAACACGGCCCCAGAGGACGACGACAACGAGACGGTCTCCGTCAAGAGCTTCGAGACCTGCGCGATGCCGCTGCCGCAACCGCAGGAGGAGCAcgtcccggcggcggtggcgcctcaACCGAGCGGCGGCGTGCACGACGGTGACGACAGCACCGGGGAGCCGCCTGAAGATCAGAGGGTCCCCGCCGGGCACAGCCACGCCATCACGCCAACAGAGCCGGACGAGAAGGAAGGAGCGGCGGCGATGCTGATCCAGTCTGCGTTCAGAGGATTCATG GCGAGGAGGGAGCTGCGGGAGCTGAGGATCCGGAGAGAAAcggacggcggtggcgccggcgagccCAAGAGCCCCACTTCGGCGTCTGTTGCCACGTCGGTGGTGGTCCAGGTCGGCGAGTCGCTGAGCAACCTCCGGCTAAGCGACGACAGCGCGTCGGTGCAGCAGCGGGGCAGCCAGaagtcgcggccgccgccgccggcggcgttcAGAGTGAAG GAGGAGTGGGACGACAGCACGGTGAGCTCCAACGTGTCGAGGATGAGGATCCAGAGCAGGATCGCGGCGACGACGCGGCGCGAGAGAGCCCTCGCCTACGCCTTCTCCCAGCAG ctccggagcggcggcggcggcggcactaggAAGCGGTTGGCGCGGCCGGACCAGGCGGAGTTCAACGTGGGGTGGAGCTGGCTGGAGCGGTGGATGGCGACGCGGCagggggagccggcggcggacgACTGCATGAGCCGGAACGCGGACGCGGGCTCGGCCGGGCGGCGGGTGGTGGTCGTCCGGAGGCGGGGCAACCTCGCCGGCGAGGAGAAGGAGAGCTGCGGGTCCAACGATGTGTCCGTCGTCAGCTTTGACGGCTCCAGCAGCCTCGGCGGCCGGAGCGGGCTCAGCTGCCACAAGCCCGGCAGGAGCCGCCTCAAGGGCGCCCGGGGCCTGCCGCGCcgcaaggcggcggcgtcggaccACCGCCACCAGGCAAGATCGCACAAG GTGAGCAAGAAAGGGCACCAGCGGCAGGAGCAGGCGCCGACGCACAAGGACCAGGCCGAGGCCGACGGCTACGACGCCTCTTGCCAGCCTCCGACGGATTACTGA